TTCACTGTATCTTTCCCCAACAAGAAGCTGATAACCCTTCTCTTAGTTGCTTCCCATTCTTTTAAATCCTAAATCCTTTTCCTGCCCCTTTTCCAGCTCTCCATCATGTTATATTTTGTTCCTGTTGTTGTACTTTGTTGGGTCTCATGATCTCATAACGTCAAAGTTGATTTTTTTCCTCTTAGTCAGAACTCAGTTGACTGTGTACATTGTGATGCACTGCATAATTAATGAACTTAGGGAGACAAGTGCTCTTTAAAGAACAATGGTGGTGGTGATGGGAAGTACATTACTGGTCAAagcaaattttaaaaattttgagtTAAGAGGGAGTGTTGGagataataattcaaaattatttgaatttATTTTGATTAGGTTTTTAGAAGTagattttgaataattattaGATAATGTACTTTTTGAATTGTAGATCATATTTCAGTGGTTATTTTTTGGACCTATAGCTTATAGGTAGTATTTTAGATTGATGGAATCagataataaaatatattttgttttactTTTAGTTTACTTTTTACCAAttatcatttatttataaaaatctaTTAGATTTATTAAAAAATGTACCACATATTAACTTTTGACTTTTTGTTCATTTTTTGAACTTTAAGCAATTTTTAACATGCTACCCAAACATTTTTTTAACTTAAATCGGAAGCCACTTAAAGCTAGGCTAAACATGTTCTTGGAGTATTGTTACAATTAAGGCACACTTGTTGGTTATTGAGGCAAGACAACACTGGGCATCTCCAATAGGGTGCCAAGATCTATGTGGCATGAAACGCTTGGGTGCCTCCCTATGGGAGTTGCAAAGGTGCACGAGAAGTTGCCAAATCCTTGTATTGAAAGTATATATGACTCGTACCTACGTTGTTTCATTTTAATTTTTCTTCTATTTATGTGTCACATAAAAGTAAATATTTAACTTATGTGGAGGGCCATTTAGGCACCTTGTGTGAAGTGCTTACTATTGGAGTTGGGAGGGTGCTGGGTGCCAAATATGAGATGGATGAAGTTAAAATtagatattattatttttaatgtgTTGGCAACAGTGTTTTAAAATTCGGAAAATGGTATTGTTCGGTGGAGCTACCTTTCAGTAATTAATCGAATGATCGGTGATTAATCGGAGCATTTATCggaattaatttaattaattaaataataatatataattttctaTTTAAATTTCATTAAGTTTTCATAAGATTTACAAAAATAATACCGCACATCACTAATTCATATTTATATTTGATATTTAGGTGGTGTATACATATTTTTTATAGTTGATTTATGCATAATATTAAATACTCACTAATTAGTAGCTAGGAAATTAGTACCTActatatataaattaaatataaattcgCGATCTGCGAAAATTAGTTACATAGCAAATCAATTACAGAAAATAATCAATCGAGTGTATTTTCAGGAGAAATAAAAGTAATTTAATTGAAAAAACATATTCAGTTATTAAAAATTAGAATTTAGGGGCATGTGATAGACAATATAagttaatatttattattaaatattaactattattttaaatttcaaattttcattaaaaaatatttttttattaattttcacATTTTGACCGAACTGGCAGATTTTTGACCCGAACTGACCAATTTTTGACCGAATCGACTGACTTTTGACCGATTTAAAAAAAACACACTTTGACCTGATATCCGATTAATCGAGACGAGATCCGTACGAACTCCAATTAACCAGTTAATCggccgatttttagaacactggtTGGCACCCCTGAAGGGTGCTcctattggagatgctctaatgGCTTAGCAACTAGGACACGGGTCTTAAGATGTACACCTAGGTGGCTTAAAAGGCAGCAAGTCATTTCTTTATATCGTACCTATTGGACGTCTAGTCAACAACTAACGCTGATAATTATGTGTACAGTTCATGGAGTTCTTTACTATTAATAGTTGTAGTGGGTGTTTGCTACATATAGGATATAATGTATGTGTTGATAAGTATTTGAAATTAGTTGACTGATGTGACCCCAACAAATGAAGCATTTCAAAAAGGCCAAAAATACATGAGAGAAATCTACCTCCTAGTGACTTGAGTAATAGTAATGCGCCACCATCTTCAAAGCTTCTAGTTCTTTACTAATGTTTGGAATTAGTACATACCAGCATATGAACATCTATTCTTTGTCCTTGGTGTTTTAGGATAGGATATAAGGTAAGGATACCACTGAAGGCATCTAAATTGTCAGACTTGCTATATACAAATATTTTGGTGATCACAAAATATTTGGTTGTGGTTTGAGTGTAACGAGTTATTGTATTCATGCTGTAAACTGTTACTTTCCCATAAATGGATCCTTTTTGCTAAGCTCTTTCATGCTACTATTATTTATGCATTATTTTTGGTAGCCAGCATATCTTACTGCCATACAGGGACTCATCCTGTAATATTTATGAATAACTATCTTATTGTTAATATATGTTGCAGAACCCTCGAACCAAATTCTTCCAATTGCACGTTCATTATTGGGCAGAGCTGAATTCCGTAAACGAGGACTTCAAACTCTTGTAGAATCCAGCAACCAAGTAATCGAAGATGCGGATAAAAATGGAACTTGTAATTTAAAGGCTGGATCCGCAAGTGCACTCTCTAACCCAATCGATGATAATAAGTCTTCGGTATCTTACAATGCCACATCTAACTTTAAAATATCCCCACGACATGATCTTGCCATGATGTTTACTTGCAAGGTATGTGAAACCAGAAACATGAAGACAATGTGTCGTGAATCATATGAAAAGGGTGTGGTGGTGGCTCGATGTGGTGGCTGTAATAATCTGCACTTGATTGCTGATCACCTGGGGTGGTTTGGTGAGCCAGGAAGCATAGAGGAGTTTCTAGCTGCACGTGGAGAAGAGGTGAAGAAAGGTTCAGTTGATACGTTGAATCTTACGCTTGAAGATCTGGctggaaagaaatgttgaacGTGAGAATAATTGCTGCATGTACGCTGATTAGTGAATGGATTACTTAGGATTTAACGCGTTGTGTTTGTCATGTacatttatta
The sequence above is drawn from the Apium graveolens cultivar Ventura chromosome 2, ASM990537v1, whole genome shotgun sequence genome and encodes:
- the LOC141707147 gene encoding uncharacterized protein LOC141707147, whose product is MMAAKQLQRRLLSLFLTNQPPLPLRTEPSNQILPIARSLLGRAEFRKRGLQTLVESSNQVIEDADKNGTCNLKAGSASALSNPIDDNKSSVSYNATSNFKISPRHDLAMMFTCKVCETRNMKTMCRESYEKGVVVARCGGCNNLHLIADHLGWFGEPGSIEEFLAARGEEVKKGSVDTLNLTLEDLAGKKC